A single Gemmatimonadaceae bacterium DNA region contains:
- a CDS encoding ribbon-helix-helix protein, CopG family: MRTIIEIPEHILSRLDEEAERHAISRAEAVRWALTEYLARRTTPRTDAAFGVWKSKPVDPLAHEDSIRNEWRG, translated from the coding sequence ATGCGAACGATCATCGAGATTCCAGAACATATTCTTAGCCGCCTGGACGAAGAAGCTGAGCGGCATGCGATATCACGTGCCGAAGCGGTGCGCTGGGCGCTGACAGAGTACCTCGCTCGACGCACGACACCGCGCACTGACGCTGCGTTTGGCGTCTGGAAATCGAAGCCTGTCGATCCGTTGGCGCATGAGGACTCCATTCGCAACGAGTGGCGCGGGTGA
- a CDS encoding VOC family protein yields MANQSPFFIGLRTVIYAAPDITRAKQWYQDALGIQPYFDEPYYVGFNVGGFELGLDPNAGTGGAGGATAYWAVNNADEALERLLSSGATMSNPVSDVGGGIRVATVMDPFGNRLGIIENPHFDATTSK; encoded by the coding sequence ATGGCGAATCAATCCCCTTTTTTTATCGGCCTGCGCACCGTCATCTACGCCGCCCCCGACATCACCCGGGCGAAACAATGGTACCAGGACGCCCTCGGCATCCAGCCCTATTTCGATGAGCCGTACTACGTTGGATTCAACGTCGGCGGCTTCGAGTTGGGGCTCGATCCCAACGCGGGTACGGGCGGTGCGGGAGGGGCTACGGCCTACTGGGCAGTGAACAATGCCGACGAAGCTCTCGAACGCCTGCTGAGCTCGGGCGCAACGATGTCAAATCCAGTGAGCGACGTGGGGGGCGGGATACGCGTGGCAACCGTAATGGATCCGTTCGGCAACCGGCTCGGTATAATCGAGAATCCTCACTTTGACGCGACCACCTCAAAATGA
- a CDS encoding histidine phosphatase family protein, whose translation MIISRSFRATRLSIISLALALVAGCAPATPPGTLPDSRTETTVYLVRHAEKAAVKEANSDVDLSTAGYARADSLAAQLREADIDVVITTQLRRTRLTGGPIAGLRRITPITVSVGSSVQAHAESVAVAVKRHPGSRILVVGHSNTVGPIIAALGGTDVGDLCDNEYSNLFILTLAPPSPSRLHTGSFGARDAPGNGTCVPVRSR comes from the coding sequence ATGATAATCTCCAGATCCTTCCGTGCAACGCGCCTGTCCATCATCTCCCTCGCGCTGGCGCTCGTTGCAGGTTGTGCGCCCGCTACTCCGCCAGGAACTCTTCCAGACAGCCGCACGGAAACGACTGTCTATCTTGTCCGGCACGCGGAGAAGGCTGCGGTGAAGGAAGCCAACAGCGATGTCGATCTGAGCACCGCGGGTTACGCGCGGGCTGATTCGCTTGCTGCCCAGCTTCGGGAAGCGGACATCGACGTCGTCATCACAACTCAACTCCGACGCACGCGTCTCACCGGGGGGCCGATTGCCGGGTTGCGCCGCATTACACCCATTACCGTGTCGGTGGGTTCATCTGTTCAGGCTCACGCGGAGAGCGTGGCGGTCGCGGTAAAGCGTCACCCGGGCTCGCGAATTCTCGTCGTCGGCCACAGCAACACAGTTGGTCCCATCATTGCGGCGCTTGGCGGAACCGATGTGGGCGACCTCTGCGACAACGAGTACTCGAACCTTTTCATTCTTACGCTGGCACCACCGTCACCGAGCCGTTTGCACACCGGCAGCTTCGGTGCGCGGGACGCCCCCGGCAATGGAACGTGCGTTCCGGTCCGGTCGAGATAA
- the lhgO gene encoding L-2-hydroxyglutarate oxidase, which produces MMYNFAVLGGGIVGLSTAMALGQRFPTARIVVIEKENRWAAHQTGHNSGVIHSGVYYRPGSFKARFCREGNRSMVEFCRANDIPHEICGKVIVATEPAELALLETLYQRGVENGVEVHRMGPDEVAKVEPHVRCLKGIRVPSTGIVDFAAVARAYARIVEENGGELRLSSEVVSLRADSRSHQIETTAGTFEARFLINCTGLHSDRIARMAGVDPGARIVPFRGEYYELRPERRHLVRTLIYPVPNPDFPFLGVHFTKMIDGSVHAGPNAVPGLMREGYLKSDFSFRDSLETLRYPGFWRLARRHHAEGRREIIRSFSKAAFVRSLQRLIPEITADDVVPTHAGVRAQALLPDGKLVDDFLLVPGVRSMHVCNAPSPAATASIEIGIAVADSLPDQPNLRKVTGRMTL; this is translated from the coding sequence CAGCGGTTTCCCACTGCGCGAATCGTGGTGATCGAAAAGGAGAACCGCTGGGCCGCGCATCAAACGGGGCACAACAGCGGTGTGATTCACTCGGGTGTGTATTATCGCCCCGGCAGCTTCAAAGCCAGGTTCTGTCGCGAGGGCAACCGCTCGATGGTGGAGTTCTGCAGGGCGAATGACATCCCTCATGAGATCTGTGGGAAAGTCATTGTCGCTACCGAGCCAGCTGAGCTGGCGCTGCTCGAAACGCTTTACCAGCGTGGAGTCGAGAACGGAGTTGAAGTGCACCGCATGGGCCCCGACGAAGTCGCGAAGGTCGAGCCTCATGTGCGCTGCCTGAAGGGAATTCGGGTTCCGTCCACGGGCATTGTGGACTTCGCCGCAGTCGCTCGCGCATACGCCCGTATCGTCGAAGAGAATGGCGGCGAGCTCCGCCTGAGCAGCGAGGTCGTTTCACTGCGAGCCGACTCACGCAGTCATCAAATCGAAACGACAGCCGGAACGTTCGAAGCCCGCTTCCTCATCAACTGCACCGGTCTCCACAGCGACCGCATTGCGCGAATGGCTGGTGTAGATCCCGGCGCGCGCATTGTCCCGTTCCGCGGAGAGTATTACGAGCTGCGGCCCGAGCGCCGTCACCTCGTGCGAACGCTGATTTACCCCGTGCCCAATCCCGATTTCCCTTTCCTCGGCGTGCATTTCACGAAGATGATCGACGGCAGCGTGCACGCGGGGCCGAACGCCGTACCCGGCTTGATGCGTGAAGGGTATCTGAAAAGCGACTTCAGCTTTCGCGATTCGCTCGAGACCCTCAGGTATCCCGGATTCTGGCGTCTCGCCCGCCGCCATCATGCGGAGGGCCGCCGTGAAATTATCAGGTCGTTCAGCAAGGCCGCATTTGTCCGCAGCCTTCAGCGCCTCATCCCTGAAATCACCGCAGATGACGTCGTCCCCACGCATGCGGGGGTACGTGCCCAGGCGTTACTCCCTGACGGAAAACTGGTCGACGATTTTCTCCTGGTGCCTGGCGTCCGATCCATGCATGTGTGTAACGCGCCATCGCCGGCCGCGACCGCGTCGATTGAAATCGGCATCGCGGTTGCAGATTCGCTGCCCGATCAGCCGAATCTGCGAAAAGTCACGGGAAGGATGACGTTGTAA
- a CDS encoding type II toxin-antitoxin system VapC family toxin has translation MRAVFDTNILIDYLNGSKKAKTEIGSIDEPFISLVTWMEVLVGVADADEESSIREFLRRFSVYPVDEGVAERAVAIRRENNLRLPDAIIWATAYRLGTILVTRNTRDFPPRHPSIRIPYRM, from the coding sequence GTGAGAGCGGTCTTCGACACGAACATTCTCATCGACTACTTGAACGGCTCGAAGAAAGCGAAGACAGAAATTGGTTCGATCGACGAGCCCTTTATCAGCCTTGTGACGTGGATGGAAGTTCTCGTCGGGGTCGCTGACGCGGACGAGGAATCGAGCATCAGGGAGTTCCTTCGGCGATTCTCGGTTTATCCCGTGGACGAAGGTGTTGCTGAACGGGCAGTTGCAATCCGGCGCGAGAACAATCTCAGACTTCCCGACGCAATTATCTGGGCCACGGCGTACCGGCTGGGAACGATCCTTGTGACCCGCAACACTCGTGATTTTCCGCCGCGGCACCCCTCAATAAGAATTCCCTACAGGATGTGA
- a CDS encoding lysozyme inhibitor LprI family protein encodes MKHAQSGSNKVLASLALCALLGIVACDGGRASKTSDDIAADSALAADLALANRDTLLVDSIGAYRPAGEGDQSPTDDTALVDADLAEPTRRPTASRPALSLPPPAARTPATSPRTTDRVAVEAPERPPVPNNPRPAPAAPESERPETADAPEAPAVRRSGTAACNSPSLADQQTCVRASLASTDMRLNRIYRALITEMRRREGVGNGDKDPPSVQRLRVGQRSWLVYRDTECRRRGRGREGRLWAPPRVRCLGEFSRRRSTELADQFSRLTDS; translated from the coding sequence ATGAAACACGCGCAATCTGGTTCAAATAAAGTCCTCGCTTCGCTGGCCCTGTGCGCGCTGCTTGGGATTGTAGCGTGCGACGGCGGCCGTGCATCGAAAACGTCCGACGACATTGCCGCAGACTCGGCACTCGCGGCCGATCTGGCACTCGCCAACCGGGATACACTTCTCGTGGATTCCATCGGTGCCTATCGGCCAGCGGGTGAAGGGGACCAATCCCCTACCGATGACACTGCACTGGTCGACGCCGATCTGGCAGAGCCCACCCGTCGCCCGACGGCTTCGCGACCAGCGCTCTCGCTGCCTCCCCCCGCCGCGCGCACGCCGGCGACGAGCCCGCGTACCACCGACAGGGTTGCGGTTGAAGCTCCCGAGCGCCCTCCCGTCCCGAATAATCCCCGTCCCGCACCCGCCGCTCCCGAGTCTGAGCGGCCTGAAACGGCTGACGCGCCTGAGGCGCCAGCCGTTCGGAGAAGCGGGACCGCTGCGTGTAATTCGCCGTCGCTTGCCGATCAACAGACCTGTGTCCGTGCGAGCCTTGCGTCTACCGACATGCGCCTGAACCGCATCTATCGCGCACTGATTACCGAGATGCGCCGGCGGGAGGGTGTCGGCAATGGAGACAAGGATCCGCCTTCGGTTCAGCGGTTACGCGTTGGGCAACGTTCCTGGCTGGTTTATCGCGACACCGAGTGTCGCCGGCGAGGCCGTGGCCGCGAGGGCCGGCTCTGGGCTCCGCCGCGTGTACGGTGCCTCGGGGAATTCTCGAGGCGGCGCTCCACCGAGCTGGCCGACCAGTTCAGCCGGCTAACGGACAGCTGA
- a CDS encoding DUF2784 domain-containing protein produces the protein MISVPRDDRRPLTEPVPDGAVSWRILARGIAGIHIAYVLFVIAGSLLVLISPALMWIHLAAVAWAFATMTFNLGCPLTPWEKQSWLRGGRVPYDEGFLQHHILRSRFDPAHSRRNHIVLGALVLLINLLVYALIFSER, from the coding sequence ATGATTTCAGTGCCTCGTGACGACCGGCGTCCGCTGACAGAGCCTGTGCCGGACGGTGCGGTGAGCTGGCGGATTCTCGCTCGAGGAATTGCTGGAATTCATATCGCCTATGTGCTCTTCGTGATTGCCGGCAGCCTGCTGGTCCTGATATCACCGGCGTTGATGTGGATTCACCTGGCGGCAGTGGCGTGGGCGTTCGCAACCATGACGTTCAACCTGGGCTGCCCGCTCACACCATGGGAAAAACAATCGTGGCTTCGCGGCGGCCGGGTACCATACGACGAGGGATTTTTGCAACACCACATCCTTCGCTCCCGCTTCGACCCCGCCCACAGCCGGCGAAATCACATCGTGCTCGGCGCACTGGTACTGCTGATCAACCTCCTTGTATACGCGCTGATTTTCAGCGAGCGTTGA
- a CDS encoding sulfite exporter TauE/SafE family protein, with product MNSESSKSDYDGDASRYPSSGQPVQESLVTLIFLAIGFFAGILSGVFGVGGGVVIVPALILIAGMAPIAATGTSLAALLLPVGILGVWEYYRKGNLDISAALWIALGLVVGVWIGARLAHELSPVQLKRAFSLFLVLVAARIWWT from the coding sequence ATGAATTCAGAGTCCTCGAAAAGTGATTATGATGGGGATGCATCGCGGTATCCATCGTCCGGTCAACCAGTGCAGGAGTCGCTTGTGACGCTGATTTTTCTCGCAATCGGATTTTTCGCCGGCATTCTCTCTGGAGTTTTCGGCGTTGGCGGCGGAGTCGTTATAGTCCCTGCTCTGATTTTGATTGCCGGCATGGCCCCAATCGCCGCAACGGGGACCTCGCTCGCCGCATTGCTGCTGCCAGTAGGTATTCTCGGCGTGTGGGAATATTACAGGAAAGGAAATCTCGACATCAGCGCAGCGCTATGGATCGCCCTTGGCCTGGTGGTTGGTGTCTGGATTGGTGCCCGGCTGGCTCATGAGCTTTCTCCGGTGCAGCTCAAACGCGCGTTCTCGCTCTTTCTGGTGCTCGTGGCCGCGCGGATATGGTGGACATGA
- a CDS encoding outer membrane beta-barrel protein: MIRKFVGIVSIVSAMMLTANSADAQRFGTPAMSISPYAGYMRFDGVADGPLNSNLTTASAPIYGAQINFPLGRTISILGNVAYSEPDLRAGIPVLGNVSVGKSNVLLYDAGLQFSAPAGFAERSIIPFLQLGAGAMKYDIDVAGFSRSATNLAFNAGIGVDVPLGRNIGLRLAAKDYIGKFDFAEATTIDYDPKTSHNVALSAGLKLGF; encoded by the coding sequence ATGATCAGAAAATTTGTCGGTATTGTCTCTATTGTCAGTGCCATGATGCTCACCGCAAACTCAGCGGATGCGCAGCGGTTCGGCACTCCCGCAATGTCGATTTCTCCATACGCAGGATACATGCGATTCGACGGGGTGGCGGATGGGCCGCTCAATTCCAACCTGACGACGGCCAGCGCGCCGATCTACGGAGCGCAGATCAATTTCCCCCTCGGCAGGACGATATCGATCCTGGGCAATGTCGCGTACTCCGAACCCGATCTGCGCGCGGGAATTCCCGTGCTCGGCAATGTATCCGTTGGAAAGAGCAACGTTCTGCTCTACGACGCGGGATTGCAGTTCAGTGCGCCCGCAGGCTTCGCAGAGCGCTCCATCATTCCTTTTCTGCAGCTTGGAGCAGGAGCGATGAAGTATGACATCGATGTTGCCGGTTTCAGCCGGAGCGCCACCAATCTCGCCTTCAACGCGGGCATCGGCGTCGATGTGCCGCTCGGCCGGAATATCGGACTGCGCCTCGCGGCGAAAGACTACATCGGAAAGTTTGATTTTGCTGAGGCAACGACGATCGACTACGATCCGAAGACCTCGCACAACGTTGCGCTCAGCGCTGGGTTGAAGCTCGGGTTTTAA
- a CDS encoding aromatic ring-hydroxylating dioxygenase subunit alpha, whose product MTVQTPGTCQECGAPSVRRIEIDRDIRASSTLPAAVYSDPAFYAVQKERVFARSWQFAGDSARVKAPGHVLPFTLLDGCLDEPLVLASDENAKLRCLSNVCTHRGALVVEGEGHLKGFRCRYHGRRFALDGSFVSMPEFDQTANFPTVSDNLPELPLNRWGPMLFTALSPAVSFNDWMAPVNARAGWMPLEQFRRDAASSHDYLINANWALYCDNYLEEFHIPYVHQSLSAQLDYNAYYTETFPHGSLQMGLAKPGEPVFDLPADHPDHGQRVAAFYFWLFPNLMLNFYPWGLSLNVISPLGTARTRVSFVSYVWNESLREQGVGADLHVVEMEDEEVVESVQRGVSSRLYDRGRFSARREVGTHHFHHLLAQYMNGDSHSDTAGNSELQR is encoded by the coding sequence ATGACAGTTCAGACGCCCGGCACCTGCCAGGAATGTGGCGCGCCGTCAGTTCGGCGTATAGAAATAGACCGCGATATCCGTGCGTCGTCCACACTCCCGGCGGCGGTGTACTCGGACCCCGCGTTCTACGCGGTGCAGAAGGAGCGAGTATTCGCCCGGAGTTGGCAGTTTGCTGGCGATTCGGCGCGGGTAAAGGCACCCGGTCATGTGCTGCCATTCACGCTTCTCGACGGCTGTCTCGACGAGCCGCTGGTGCTCGCGTCTGACGAGAACGCGAAGCTCAGATGCCTTTCGAACGTGTGTACGCACCGCGGCGCCCTCGTCGTCGAGGGCGAGGGACATCTGAAAGGATTCCGCTGCAGATACCATGGCCGGCGGTTCGCTCTCGACGGGTCGTTTGTATCGATGCCGGAGTTCGACCAGACGGCAAATTTCCCCACGGTTTCCGACAACCTTCCCGAGCTGCCGCTAAATAGATGGGGTCCCATGCTTTTTACAGCGCTGTCGCCCGCCGTGAGCTTCAATGACTGGATGGCTCCTGTGAATGCACGCGCAGGCTGGATGCCGCTCGAACAGTTCCGGCGAGACGCGGCATCGTCGCATGACTATCTGATCAACGCCAACTGGGCGCTCTACTGCGACAACTACCTGGAAGAGTTCCACATTCCGTACGTGCACCAGAGCCTGTCAGCGCAGCTCGATTACAATGCCTATTACACTGAGACCTTTCCGCACGGCTCGCTTCAGATGGGGTTGGCTAAACCGGGCGAGCCGGTGTTCGATCTTCCGGCTGACCATCCCGACCACGGGCAGCGAGTTGCCGCGTTCTATTTCTGGCTGTTCCCGAACCTCATGCTCAATTTCTATCCGTGGGGGCTTTCCCTCAACGTGATTTCCCCACTCGGCACGGCACGAACCCGCGTTTCATTTGTATCATATGTGTGGAACGAGTCGCTCCGGGAGCAGGGAGTCGGCGCAGATCTCCACGTTGTCGAAATGGAAGACGAAGAGGTGGTCGAATCAGTGCAGCGCGGAGTCAGCTCCCGGCTCTACGACCGTGGGCGCTTTTCCGCGCGCCGGGAGGTCGGCACTCACCATTTTCACCACCTTCTGGCGCAATACATGAACGGTGATTCTCACAGCGACACGGCTGGCAACAGCGAACTTCAGAGGTAA
- the msrA gene encoding peptide-methionine (S)-S-oxide reductase MsrA translates to MESKATFGAGCFWGVEAAFRQLPGVLSTSVGYLGGTMTNPTYRDVCSGRTGHAEVVQVTYDSESITYDDLLTVFWDNHNPTTMNRQGPDIGTQYRSAIFYHDDEQKATAISSKDERDRSGRLGKPIVTEITAATEYYEAEDYHQQYLEKRGMSSCHIG, encoded by the coding sequence ATGGAAAGCAAGGCGACATTTGGTGCAGGTTGTTTCTGGGGTGTGGAAGCGGCATTCAGGCAGCTTCCAGGGGTTCTTTCGACGTCGGTTGGCTACCTCGGTGGCACGATGACGAACCCCACCTACCGGGATGTATGTTCCGGCCGGACTGGCCACGCCGAGGTGGTGCAGGTGACCTACGACTCGGAGAGCATTACGTACGACGACCTTCTCACCGTGTTCTGGGATAACCACAACCCCACCACGATGAACCGGCAGGGGCCCGACATCGGCACCCAATACCGCTCGGCGATTTTCTATCACGATGACGAGCAGAAGGCCACAGCAATTTCGTCGAAAGATGAACGCGACCGCAGCGGCCGCCTGGGGAAGCCGATCGTTACTGAAATCACGGCGGCGACGGAGTACTACGAAGCCGAGGACTACCACCAGCAGTACCTCGAGAAACGCGGAATGTCGAGCTGCCACATCGGCTGA
- a CDS encoding amidase, translated as MRRRDFLRSTAITGALAFGGAPFARADESPPEVDENRNTLAFDLDEMTIAGLQRDMTTGKRSARSITELYLARIDELDRRGPALRYVIESNPDAVAIAVALDNERRQGRVRGPLHGIPILLKDNIDTKDRMTTTAGSYALEGSIPLRDAFIARRLRDAGAILLGKANLSEWANFRSTHSSSGWSARGGQAKNPYALDRNPCGSSSGSGGAVSANFCAVAVGTETDGSIVCPASANGIVGIKPTLGLVSRSGIIPIAHSQDTAGPMARTVTDAAILLTALAGQDSRDAAMLENRGNVRIDYTRSLDPNGLRGARIGVARAKFFGYSDAADRIVNGAIEEMKRRGAVIVDPADIPNAGKYDDTEFEVLLYEFKADLNAYLASLGPTARVRTLADIIVFNERDRAREMPWFGQEIMLMAQEKGPLSTRKYRDALARNRRMSRADGLDAIMKRHRLDAIVAPTNSPAWTTDLINGDHYLGSSSTPAAVAGYPNITVPAGFAHGLPVGISFMGRAYSEPTLIRIAFAFEQATRRRQRPLFVPTLDAVRG; from the coding sequence ATGCGGCGGCGCGACTTTCTTCGTTCCACGGCAATCACCGGCGCGCTCGCTTTCGGCGGCGCGCCCTTCGCGCGTGCGGACGAGTCTCCGCCGGAAGTCGATGAGAATCGAAACACCCTCGCGTTCGACCTCGACGAAATGACTATTGCCGGCCTGCAGCGGGACATGACGACCGGCAAGCGCTCCGCGCGCTCGATCACGGAGCTGTACCTGGCGCGGATCGACGAGCTCGACCGCCGAGGCCCGGCGCTCCGCTACGTCATTGAATCGAACCCCGACGCCGTCGCGATTGCAGTAGCGCTCGACAACGAACGCCGGCAGGGCCGTGTCCGTGGACCGCTGCACGGCATTCCAATCCTGCTCAAGGACAACATCGACACAAAGGACCGGATGACCACCACCGCCGGATCCTATGCGCTCGAAGGTTCGATTCCTTTACGCGACGCATTTATTGCGCGACGGCTGCGAGACGCGGGCGCCATTCTCCTCGGCAAGGCGAATCTCAGTGAATGGGCGAATTTCCGCTCTACACATTCATCGAGTGGATGGAGCGCACGGGGTGGCCAGGCGAAGAATCCTTACGCGCTCGACCGCAATCCGTGCGGATCGAGCTCTGGCTCTGGCGGCGCCGTCTCGGCCAACTTCTGCGCTGTCGCCGTGGGCACCGAGACCGATGGATCAATCGTCTGCCCCGCTTCGGCAAACGGGATCGTCGGAATCAAACCGACCCTCGGGTTAGTAAGCCGCTCCGGGATTATCCCCATCGCGCACAGTCAGGATACAGCGGGCCCGATGGCGCGCACTGTCACCGATGCGGCAATCCTGCTGACTGCCCTCGCGGGGCAAGACAGCCGCGATGCAGCCATGCTCGAAAATCGCGGAAATGTGCGGATCGACTATACCCGCTCTCTCGACCCCAATGGATTGCGCGGCGCAAGGATCGGTGTCGCACGCGCGAAATTCTTTGGCTACAGCGACGCCGCCGACCGCATCGTGAACGGGGCCATCGAAGAGATGAAGCGGCGTGGTGCGGTGATCGTCGATCCGGCTGACATCCCGAACGCTGGCAAGTATGACGACACCGAATTCGAAGTGCTGCTCTACGAATTCAAGGCTGATCTGAATGCGTATCTGGCTTCACTTGGTCCGACCGCACGTGTTCGAACACTTGCCGACATCATTGTCTTCAACGAGCGCGACCGCGCGCGCGAAATGCCGTGGTTCGGGCAGGAAATCATGCTGATGGCGCAGGAGAAGGGCCCGCTCAGCACACGCAAATACCGGGATGCGCTGGCACGCAACCGGCGGATGTCTCGCGCCGATGGTCTGGATGCTATAATGAAGCGTCACCGGCTCGATGCGATCGTGGCCCCCACAAACTCTCCCGCGTGGACCACCGACCTTATCAACGGTGATCACTACCTCGGCTCGAGCTCCACTCCAGCCGCTGTTGCCGGGTATCCCAACATCACCGTTCCGGCGGGGTTTGCACACGGGCTACCGGTCGGCATTTCGTTCATGGGGCGCGCATACAGCGAGCCAACACTCATCAGAATTGCATTTGCATTCGAGCAAGCGACAAGACGCAGACAGCGACCCTTATTTGTGCCGACCCTTGATGCAGTAAGAGGTTGA
- a CDS encoding class I SAM-dependent methyltransferase has product MCKLVVVAVLTLWTGSAGCRREPAPTVENGAAGATPIPAAAAPSLPAAAFPKPDRPVASIVSATWDNEDARDRVGEADTVMALLGISTGMGIADIGAGSGYYTVRLSPRVGTAGRVFAEDIMPNYVRDLTKRIEKEKLANVRVILGSSDNPRLPPASVDRALFVHMYHEIDQPYALLYNLHPSLKPGASVGIVDVDRPTSSHGTPPAQLKCEMAAAGYDQTAFHTLAVGYLAVFKPFKQSSPEEVRAAIGSSRFRQRRC; this is encoded by the coding sequence ATGTGCAAACTCGTTGTGGTCGCGGTGCTCACGCTCTGGACAGGCTCCGCTGGCTGTCGGCGCGAACCTGCACCGACGGTCGAGAACGGCGCCGCGGGTGCTACTCCGATTCCTGCGGCGGCGGCGCCGTCCCTCCCCGCGGCTGCATTCCCGAAACCGGATCGTCCCGTCGCCTCCATCGTGTCAGCGACATGGGACAACGAAGACGCGCGCGATCGCGTCGGAGAAGCAGATACTGTGATGGCTCTGCTTGGAATCAGCACCGGTATGGGCATCGCAGACATCGGCGCGGGTAGTGGCTACTACACCGTGCGGCTCTCGCCTCGCGTCGGCACTGCCGGGCGAGTGTTTGCGGAAGACATCATGCCCAATTATGTGAGAGATCTCACAAAGCGGATCGAGAAAGAGAAACTCGCGAACGTGCGAGTCATACTGGGCTCGTCCGACAATCCGCGGCTGCCGCCGGCATCGGTGGATCGCGCCTTGTTTGTGCATATGTACCATGAGATCGACCAGCCATACGCACTGTTGTACAATCTCCATCCCTCATTGAAGCCCGGTGCGAGCGTCGGAATCGTCGATGTCGATCGTCCGACTTCGTCGCACGGTACTCCACCGGCTCAGCTCAAGTGCGAAATGGCCGCTGCCGGTTACGATCAGACGGCTTTCCACACGCTGGCGGTTGGCTATCTCGCGGTGTTCAAACCTTTTAAGCAAAGTTCACCTGAAGAGGTTCGCGCTGCGATCGGGAGTTCCCGGTTTCGGCAGCGCCGCTGCTGA
- a CDS encoding isoprenylcysteine carboxylmethyltransferase family protein — protein MSNPVSGKVRDNAGVVAPPPLIVAIPLIAGLAANWMRPLPIFSGATGLWAGITLAVAGLILIAWGVVEFRRARTAVVPYSPTTAIVSSGPFMFTRNPLYVGFVLIYAGASLVANTFWPFFLLPLAILVLQRGVIEREESYLEGKFGAAYMEYKARVRRWI, from the coding sequence ATGAGTAATCCAGTGTCCGGGAAGGTTCGTGACAACGCGGGGGTCGTTGCACCTCCGCCGCTGATCGTCGCAATTCCACTCATCGCCGGGTTGGCCGCGAACTGGATGCGGCCCCTTCCGATCTTCTCCGGAGCCACCGGCCTGTGGGCAGGAATCACGCTTGCCGTCGCGGGCCTGATTCTCATTGCCTGGGGAGTCGTCGAGTTCCGCCGCGCCCGTACGGCGGTTGTTCCCTACAGTCCGACGACCGCGATTGTCAGCAGCGGACCCTTCATGTTCACACGAAACCCGTTGTATGTCGGATTCGTTCTTATCTACGCAGGCGCATCACTGGTCGCGAACACATTCTGGCCGTTTTTCCTGCTGCCACTTGCAATCCTGGTGCTCCAGAGGGGCGTCATCGAGCGCGAGGAGAGCTATCTCGAGGGGAAATTCGGAGCCGCGTATATGGAATATAAGGCCCGTGTTCGGCGGTGGATTTAG